The genomic segment AGGAAAAAATATGTTCTATGATACCGGCTGCAAGCTATCCTGTTTTAAATCTCTGGTATTATTGTCGGATCACCCATATATTGAAAACGTTGAACACTGTGTCCCTGCTCTCTGCATCGGGTATGTTGATTAGGAAAAAAGCAAAAAGAGACTGTTGAAATGATATCGGCGGTCTCTTTTTTTGGTGTTATACATTTTTAGGCGGTTCTTGTGTATCACTCTTTTCTAATTTTTTTTCAACACGGCTTATAAAATAAGTCAGCGACACATCGAATGCTTTTGCAATATTGTTAATAATGATGAGGGACGGCAGTTTGATGCCTTTTTCAATTTCAGAAATATATACTTGATGCGAATCGATAGCATCTGCCAATTTTTCTTGAGACAAATGTTTTTCTTTTCGCAGTTCCCGTATGGTATCTCCTACTTCTTTATTCACATAATCAGTATAAGTTTTTATAAGCAAAAAAATTACAAGCTATTGCTTATAAATCGAGATATATGCTATAGTTTATAAAACGGGTCGAAAGGGTGTTAGATTGACAAGCTGACTACTTGTGGAAGGACTTGTGCGGAACCAGCCTATAACATTTATTTCGACCAAAAATAAATTTATAGGAGGCCAAGTATGGCAAAAGAAATTGTTTATTATGAGGTTACAAATTCTTACGATGGAATTCTCAAAGGGACAAGATTTAAAGTAACTAAAGATTCTTCAAAGCATATTGATGCTTGTATAAAAGAAGGTCTTGCAGAAGAAACAGGAGTTCCTACAAACAAAATCAACCTATCAATGCTTAAATGTGTTGAAATTTAACTCAATAA from the Treponema vincentii F0403 genome contains:
- a CDS encoding helix-turn-helix domain-containing protein, whose product is MNKEVGDTIRELRKEKHLSQEKLADAIDSHQVYISEIEKGIKLPSLIIINNIAKAFDVSLTYFISRVEKKLEKSDTQEPPKNV